The Deltaproteobacteria bacterium DNA window GCCGCAGGTGAAGAAATCGACCGCCGCGTAGCCGTATTCGGGCCACGTATGAATGGACAGGTGGGACTCCTCGACGACGACGACCCCACTGACGCCCTGCGGGGCGAACTCGTGGAACATCGAGCCGACGACGGTCGCACCGGCAGCCTGCGCCGCGCGTCGCATCAGCGGCTCGATGGTCCCGCGATCGTCGAGTACCGCAGGGTCGCATCCGTGGTACTCGGCGAGCACATGTCTGCTCCGCGTGTCCAACGGAGGCGTAAGAATACGGATGCGGCGCGGCATTGCAAGGCCATCCGGAAAAAACCGGCGCCGGCGCGCGGGGGCCCCGCCGAACGCGGGTCGCTCCGGCGTCGGCCGGGCCCCGCGGGCGGCCCCGAGCCCCGCCATGCGCCCGAGCCGTCCGGCCGCGCCCGGCCGCGCGCCGCGTCCCGCCCCGGTGGCCGCGGCGTGCGGGCACCGCCGGCCGCGCGCTTGCCCGCCGCCGGCGGCGAGCGTATCAAGGAGCGATGGCCGATCTGGACGAACTGCGGCGACAGCTCGCCGCCGTCGACCGAGAGATTTTCGAGCGAGTCGCCCTGCGCCTGCGGCTGTCGTCGGACATCGGCGCGGCGAAACGGGCGCTCGGGCGGTCGCCGCGGGACTACGCGCAGGAAAAGCAGGTGATCGAGCGCGGCCGCGCGGCGGCCGCCGAGCTCGGGTTTTCGCCGGACCTCGCCGAGAAGCTGCTCGTCCAGTTCATCGAGTCGTCGCTCGCCGTGCAGGAGCGGGATCAGGTCGTCGCGCGCGGCGGCGGGGACGGCAAGCGCGCGCTCGTCATCGGCGGCCGCGGCAAGATGGGCGGCTGGTTCGCCCGGTTCCTCGCGTCGCAGGGGTACGCGGTGGAGGTCGCGGACCCCGCCGGCGACGCCGACTACGCCGACTGGCGCGACGCCGACCTGGCGCACGACGTCATCGTGGTCGCCGCCCCGCTGCGCGCGTCCAACGCGATCCTCCACGAACTCGCCGCCCGGCGCCCCGCCGGGCTCGTGTTCGACATC harbors:
- the speD gene encoding adenosylmethionine decarboxylase, yielding MPRRIRILTPPLDTRSRHVLAEYHGCDPAVLDDRGTIEPLMRRAAQAAGATVVGSMFHEFAPQGVSGVVVVEESHLSIHTWPEYGYAAVDFFTCG